Part of the Cottoperca gobio chromosome 16, fCotGob3.1, whole genome shotgun sequence genome, ACTGCTCCCGTGTTACCTCAAGAGGGAGACATTTCTACAGTTAGGAAGCATGTAGACTACTGTAGAAAACTGAGGACTTAGAATAACTTGCTTAAATTTGTACTCTCATTTACATTACACTTTGACCATGCTAAAattcatcacacacacgcacatgctcTACTTCATGCGACCAAACACACATCATCAATTACCATTGGGACAGTGACACGACCGTGTTTTAACGTTCCATTTTTTAATTCAATCCAAGAGTCACATTAACAAGTTATATCATAGCAGTCCTGAACAGACAAATTCAAAGTAGCTTGCAGTAATGACTCATCaaaatgcattaataaaataaaacctgttGAGTATagaaaaagacaggaagtaaagctACAGAGAAAACGGAGTTTCAGTTTCTTGGTCCACGGACAAGAAGCCATCAGAAAGACACTATCGCTCTGGCAAGAGTACACAAGTCTTTCGTCTTAGGCTCGCTGCTGGACAAACTGTGGTAAGCAGGCAGCAGTAGCATAAATACAAGTTCATCTCTCGCAGGTTTACATTTTATCAGATTTATAGCAAGTACAAAAATGAGATTCACCTCTACAGAGGTATTTGACATAAAGGGAAGTGAAACAAGTGAAACGAAATCGACCCGGTATTTTCATCCAGCCCCAATGCCATATTGTTTTGAAtgtaaatattgaatatatatatttatatatataaatgtacatatttgacGAGCTGATAAAATATATGATCCTTTAGACCTTCACATGGtaatttcttttcaaaataaacaaaagaaaactgcatGAGGGGTTACTGTCGCTCAATACATTTCATTCTGGGTCAGGTCTTGAATATCATTCTTTGTTTCAGTTGAAATTCACAATCAGATTCCCCAACTATGGACACAAATAGTATGGGTTCCCTTATACATACAGAGGGACTTGTATAATTAACCACCTGTTGTAAAATCACATCAATTGGGAGTAGgctacatttaatatttaatcattCCACGGTGCAGTTTTTAGATATTCAAATCGGTAAGTTGTTGCCAAGTCCTACACGTTTACAAAGTCCTTACAAGCTACAAAACGTCCACAATCCTGAGACAAGGCAGGAAAGTAGGTCAAAAAAGTGATTTTGACAGTTTAAACTAACCAAGCTTTCTCTTAcagtacaaaacaaatgtgggaCAAGGACAGCTTCCTTTAAATGTGTGATCCCTAATTTCCTCTGTGCTCCCATTATTGCAGCAGACAATATGAACACAAAAACTTTTCATATTAACAAAATTGAGCTACAataactgtaacttaacaaCTTAGCATGCTTTACAGCAatgtgatatttattttaaaaaaagaatctaaagaaaatattctaaagTGCAAgcacaaatatgtattatttaaaaaaaaggtcagaGTAGTAAGGGGGGAAATATTAAAAGATTGTGATATAACATATAATGTTAGCTTATATGTGCGTACAGTCCGTTTGTGCGATTCGGCCCGTCATGTGGTGGCAGACATCACCTCAAGGCCCGACACACTTTGCCCATTTCAACCTGCATGCTGccttaaacataaaacaagtcAATGAGAGAGGGTTTAAAGGATAAGGATACAAAGTGTACATTTGAAAACCATGACCTCTTGGGAATATGTCCACTGGAGATCAGCGCTTTGAGTAGCTTCTGATTGTGACAGGATTGTCTAtacattctcttttttttagcATAAAAACTCTATAGATTCAAGGCTATCGGTTTCCATAAGAAATCTGCATTGTTGTTTCTAAGCAGTCAACTCAGcgatattagtaataatataacaacaataaaacttTACACTGTGTAGGAGGAATACGGCACAAAACAATTGCAGTATTAtacaaaggaaaaacaaaaatgtggcTCATTTTTCACCATCAATACAatctgcagaggagagaagatcaCAGATCTTTGTCATGGCAGTGGAAATAAAAATCATTCATATACGTATATCAAAAATTCACAAAATGTCCTGCATTTGGAATATTCAAAATACATATCAGAACTCTTTAAAAGCATACATCTTGAGAAGGCTTGAGATGTGAAATATTGCTTCACCGAAAGCCATAATGGGGACACGTGTACAGTATGCATGGTCGTGaatgtgatgtgaatgtgaggCTCACGCACACAAActtatcaaataaaaaacacaagttgtAAATCCTTATGCGATATCAATACACAGAAACTCAATGGAATCAAACCATGAGCGCACAGATCCCAAGTATAACTGGCCACAAACCGAGTCTAATGTGTTTCCCCATCTGCTCAGGAGAGGTATTCCTTTAACAGTTGGTTGTGCTAGAAAAATGACATTATGTAAAAGAACTGCACACTTTGAGGGACGTTGCAGCATAATCTAATTTCTAATCGTTGTGTATTTCTAGATAGAAATAATATGAAACAGCCAATTAATTGTTAGCAAATGATTGAAATAAGCATCATTGTGTGTGAAACTTTGACTGATACATCCAAAAGTTGATTATAATTTCAGATAGTttcttgaattaaaaaaataatgtacaaTTCTGGACAAATTGCAAATTGCCTGGGGAGAATTGCAAAGTCTTAATACAACTTTTTTTCTTCACCATCAATCAAGGTAACTGTGTActaaaacattaataatttaaaataacactAAGGACTAATGAACAGTGATTAAGAAGATCAAATGTAATCCTAAATAGTCATAATAAAGCATAGGACAACGCGGCCTGTGATAATAAATGCATTGTATGGCCACGGGCACTATGAAGTATTTAAATCACATTCTGTGCCTCTTAGACCACTATATACAAAACACAGATGGATATTTTCCATTTCCAGAACTGGTCCCTAGAATATGATTAGACGCTAGGGtctcttttaaaaacatgattCTAACAGTGAATGAAAACAAGTGACTAAAGGGCCAATGTTTAAATATTCCATTAACACATGAACAGTAGGAGTTTCAGACAGACTGAGGAGATCATGTGAAAATGGTGGGAATGAATAAAAAGATAGCAGTGTAAGACAGAAAGGGAAGTAGAATGACCTTGCCTTTTAAAATACCCAACAAAGCCACCTAACTGAATGTGCTTTCAATGACCACACATTGtgaatccccccccctcccccctccccccgcaGCCATTACACCACTGACTGAAAAGGACAGTACAAACATGACAGGGGACATTAAATCACCCAATGCATTTTTGGTCCACGTTGTGTTatttcaacaataaaaaaaagacacttgaATTTGCCAAcctgaaagaaatgtgtgaagATAATGTGAGTGGGGAATAACAGGGCAGAAGATTACTGatgtaagaaaaaaagacatgCACATAACCCAGTGAGTGTCAAAAATGATGacatcatacatcatacatgttacatttttcatttttgtcacTGAACCCTGAGCTAAATCAAATATATCACTGTATAATTATGTAACAGGCTCATAGCAATTATGACCGTCAACTCACAGAGACCCCGAGTTCACCTCAAATGTGGCTGCTGTAGCTTAACACTTAAAGCAGTCGCACAATTGTCACAGGTACCTTCAGGCCTCCCTTCTTTAGATAAATAATCCTCAATACCGCTCAAAATAACATGAGCCCATGCATTCTGCACTTTCAGTTAAAAAAGGCAGCTACCAttaaagagaggaaacagataAAAGTTACAAGTAAAAGAGAATCCAACACTGATTTTACTGAAAACTTCCCTTTCCAGGGTTTTTTCTTGCTTCCCTCATGTTAAAATCATGCACAGTTAGCACTATgttggagagaaaagaaaaaaaggtgcttGCCCTTCAAGCTTTCAATCATCCGAAACAGCCATTGTTTGGCATTTTGACAATCCTtgcaatgaaaaaaaagaaaaaggattttataacaaaataaacttgTTATCAGGCTGAAAATAACCTCATGGACactataataacaaaaaaagggTAAGGTAAACGTCTTCATTTTTGTAGTGCTGAGATGTAGTCCCTTACTGTTCAAACAAGTTACTAACCAACAAGTACATAGCTAccctttgccccccccccctcacacaacACCCTCTCACCAGGAGAGGTGTTGGTTTTCTCccacaacattttttaaaaccctTTCAGTTGTGTTTCTTGAAAAGTCCATCTATTGTGCCGTCATGGTTTTTTGGGCTGAAGTCGGGGCAGATACCGTTGGCTGTTTTGGTGGTGGCAGTGCCTCGCGGTTTCCGGGAAGACAGGCTGGGCTTTGTTTGGTGAACGTGGCAGGGGCCGCTGTGGAGGCCTGCGTGTCCTGTGTACAGGTACTCTTCTGCAAAGTCTGGGTGCTGCTCCACAAAGCATCTGAACTTATCTGTGGAAAGACCACAGGGGGGCGCCAGAGACAAAGGCAACATGAGACAAAGGCCTAAAAAAAATACCCAGAGACAGACTGCACTTTAAAACAGAGGTGGCCTGGTTGTTCATTCTGCGGCTCGTCGTGACATGGTGAGAAGCCAGAAAAGAAGAGTAGTGCTTTGATGAACGAAGttcaaaacaaagatttgaTTCAGAAATATTTAGCTCAATCACTGACTGGGTCTGGTTTATTTTATTCGGTCTCTTACCAAATGTGATCTTCCCTGTGTCTTCAGGATCGATGGCGGCAAAGAGACGCGACGCGCTGAGGTGAGTCACTCCTAAAGCCGTCTTCAGGACAACTGCCAACTCCATCTCTGTGATGGCACCGTCCTCCTCCGCCTCAAACATCTGCGGAAGATTCAAGGGGGAGAAATGCAAGTGTCACCTCTTGTCATCGCCACTCTGATAGGGTGGTCAGATGAGGAGCGAGTGAAattgttctttaaaagtgtgttcccttttttttggtggcattataaataaatacaaatctgcTCTCAGTGGGATTTATGAGCCCAAAGGTCACATAACTTGCTCAAATGTAAGAACTGCGATGACAACAAGAGAATGCACATTTCATCTGATGTTATGAAAAAGGAGGATCTGAGCATAAACATGCACAATGTGTAAACGTGCGTCTGTATGCTTGAACTATTTCATTACTCTGTTATTTAAAACCTACAGTAAGTGGCATTTTAACTGTAGCAAATGTCATGCTGATCCTAAGCAAGCACAGAGAACTCTTCTTCTGCCTGGTGGTGAGATAAGCGCGACGCTTGAAAACAGAACATACCTTGAAGGCCAATTTCATCGTTTCCAGAGTTTTGGCAGGTCTGCATACGACAGATAAGGCGATCACGTATTCTCTGATATCCATGCAGTTATCTTCATGCTGGGAGAACGAGAGAAAAACAACGCATTACGAAAGATCAAGACAGAGGATGTGAGCAAGgctacttatttatttatttatttcacagaaaTAGCTGCGGGTGATTGTTGTTTAGGTTATAAACACATtgctgcaataaaaaaaataccttGAGTGTTTATTTGGGTGCTATACTGCAAATGTTTCCCCTGAATGAAAAGCAAGGTGCTGTGATTAGTTTCAAAAACCTATCTGGTATTTAATCCAGCCTCCGGTcttaaagtgtttttcttttatagaaGCACTTTGTCAACTGACTGCTTGGAGTTTATTCATTCACTAAACTCAGGCACAAAGTGCTCACTACATACATATCACATCTCTGCCTATATATTGTAACTTTATTACTGTGTTGTCGTTCTATATTTGCAGTGAAGGCAAATTCTGACTCCTAATGAAGAAAGCGACATTAGTTATCTACGACTATAGAATTCTCCGCAGTCTTTACCTCATCAAAAAGAGCAAACATATCTCGGAGCATCTCTGAAACTGGCACGTCGAGGAACTGAGCAAAGTCGTCCAAGTCCAGCTTCTGACCTTCCAGCTTCCTGGCTCTGTTCCCATAATCCTGCAGAACCTTCTCAGTGTTCCGGGGTTTCAGCCTGGGACAGCAAGGGGGAAGAGATTTGATGTTAATGAATAATTTAGCCACAATCCTAAAGACTGTACCATGGAGTTGTATCCATTTTTTCCAAACCATTTACATTTTCCCCCCCCATTTTCTATCCCTCACCAtcctttcccctcctctgcACTGTCAGTGGCCCTTATCACTGCCAACTGTTGGACCGAGAAAGGAGTAGGCAGTCATGTACCCCCACCAATACACATCGTGCTGCCAGTTACTTCTTTTCATCTTCCAGAGAGGAGTTACACTAATAAACCAAACCATGTGTGGACActatccccccccccgccccagTATCCCATACTGTGCAGGCACCGGACCAATCAATGGAAGGGACAAGGACACAAGCTGCCTTCACCACCTGTGCCCACGACCAGTTGCGTTTGCAAACCATGCCGCAATCACCCCTGCCAGTAATTTAATCTGGGGTGTTTGCTGAGCATTTTGCCCCCGTCTCACCTTTTTGCTCCTTACTTGGATGTCTTTGATGGGAGCATAGCATTGGCATGTTTGAGTGACTCACCCCAGTCTCCTGACGAGCTTGGAGAACTCCAGCAGACAGGTGTCGACTGGCAGTCTCAGCTGGCCTTCTGCCATGGCCAGCTGGCAGTCTTCAAATGAGTAGTCTGTGATGGGCACCCCCAGGGCTCTGAGCATGGCACAGAGGAGACAAAGATGGAACATCAGTATGtgcaaatcaataaaaaaaacaactttggcGAAGGCTTGTAAAAGGCCAATGTAGTAGCCGATATGGCTACTTTGATTTGTCCACCTGCAGAACTTACATTTCCCATCTCTGTGTGGGAGTGAATGATAACACAGGTAGCCTGTACAACCTGAGCACTGCGTAAGATTGAATAATAGTTCATGTTACACTCAATGCAAGATGACAGTTAGCACATTAATACTCAAAACGATCAAagaattacaatatttaataaaaaggctTATATAATATTCCATTTCCATATTATTTCTATAGAGCCCCGTCCTGCTCCCTGGTCACATTCCAATATTGTTGTTGACGCAAAAGCAAACACAGGCACTCCCTTGCTTGTTGCATAAAGCTCTAAGTCActtctaaaaataaacacaaaagcatattgtgtttgttgtttagaAGTGAAAAACAACTGCTGGAAGTTATTACTGGATACCTCAACTTCGCCCTTTGTACATTCAAAAGGATAAACTGCCACATATCAtctgaaaaaatacattttaacttaCTTAGCCATGACACGTCTCACGTTGATAGCAAAGAGAGCCGGgttccttttctcttcctcgGAGGGTGTGTAGATAGGAAGGAACTgcggagacagacagaggtgaATCACAAGAGAGTTTATTATTGAATggacattttattatgtatttattaaaacatatattccATGTATTGTGGACACATGTATTCccttgcatgaaatgaagaattaagaaaacacagaaagaaggCACATTCTGTCGCGTCTGTACCGTTTCATACGCAACATCTTCCAAACATAAAATGATGGATGACAGGAGCTTCCTTTCACATAGGACACATTTAATAATTTGGAATGAGCAAAGTGCAGTGATCATCATGAGTAATTGTGGCACGATCCACAGCGACAGCGAGATCATTTCAGGCTTACCTCGACCACAAACTCGTTGTGCAACTGGCAGAGTGTCAGCCACAGGATTTCAAACCTGGATGATAACAGGACATCatcaacaacaataaacacatacagacacaaagagcCTTAATTGGGGTCTATGTCCATGCggcaatatattatatatttaacattgaGAAAATACAGTGCGATTTGAAAAAGGCACCGCTTCACTTTCATCAAAAATTTCATCATATAATAAATCATAGAGACAAGGAAATTATTGTCTGTGCAAATTAAGATGCAACAGCATAATTATTCAGATCTGTAATTCACCAAAACAGTTTCTCACATCTGGATCTGGACAGAGGCATTTTTAGGTTTTCAATAATTTACCAATAAGATGCACCTGGCCTCAATTTAGGTATGAACACATATGCAAATGTAGTATTACTCTTAAATTTACTATGACGTGTTTGAAAAGGAGATGTCACTTCATACTCTGTGCTTAATGCGTCTTTTAGAGATTTAGTCAAATAATGTATAGTTCTGCTCAGCTGGGAAGACAGCCAACTAGACGATAGACGATTATGGTggaagccaaaccaatacaggACATAGTATATTCTGAGGAtgctacagagacagataacaAGGGCAGTGTTTCTCCTGCAGCCATAACTAATCTGCTTCCAGTCTATTTGAGATCTCACTTCAGAGATTCTGGTTCAGACCACAATGTTCATTCCAAAATAGTAGCCTGCACTCGAGTTGTAGTACGAAATGACAACCATTACCATGTGAGCGTAAGTTTAGAatcatatactatatttatgtatgtatgcatgtatgcatgtatgcatgtatgcatgtatgtatgtatgtatgtatgtatgtatgtatgtatgcatgcatgcatgcatgtatgtatgtatgcatgcatgcatgcatgtatgtatgcatgcatgcatgtatgtacttaAGAAAAACGGTATAGTTCCATTTTCTTTGTAAGAACAGAAACACACCATCAAATTATCAAGCAAATTATCtttagatctttttttttttatattcaatttgtattttaaagccAGAATAATTATCTTCCTGTAGACTTTGGTTAATGAACTGGATGTTGAGTAAATGACTTATTATCCTTTTTTAATTCATCACAATTATATATGAATATCCAATCTAAATATAATCATTTTGGTGTCTGGAAGAACGCAAAACAGCAATATCacattatattaattaaaaaaaaattcaaaaacCTTCAGCATATTTCAGTTTAcataaagtttaatttattaacagtttaaataaaaataaaacattgcagATACATCGTGTACTGTACAGCAAGTAGAAACGGATTATGAAATGAACAAATTGTGTACTTACGCTCCAGGCCCTTGCCATGTCCATGTGATTGAGTCCTGTAAAAAGTACATAAACAGACATTATTAGACAGTTTGagataaatattaaatgaaaatatttcaaagaTGAATTCTTTTGATCAACCGTTAACTTCCTTTCTGCAGCTGCTCTTGCAAAGAAACCAGATTACACGTAATCAGGTTAAGGCAGGAAAATCAGCATGCACGTACTCAAACACACTGGTTTACATGCAGTTTGGATAAACACATTGCTCAGCCACCTCCTatcaaaaaaaaatcatattccAGTTTTGGCATATTTCTAAAGGGTTATTTAATCCCAGCTCTGGGTTGACATGGCTAAATGCTCAGGTCTTCTAAACAGAAACGTACAACTGGGTTAACAAATATGCTTTCCCGTTTCCATGGACATTTTGGCGGTTCAGGTTACTGCAAAACGTGGGAGATACTGGAGTTACCGTGGTTAAAGTGCATGCAAACACAGTGACTGCGTTACTGCAAACAATCTAATTGAATGGAAttcaaaaaatctaaatctttgtTTATACTTGTGACAACCATGTGCCTCCATTGATTTCAATAGCCTAACCACAGTTTCAGGACTGGCACTGATGTAGTTCTGCAACTACATTTGTGATTTCTGCAACTGACCTTCATTAGAAGACGGTTTAGGTTTGCTGCATTTATAAGATCCTCAAACAATTCCACTTCACAATGTCCTCTGCTGGTTTTCCCTAGCGTCACTAACAACAAGCCCGAGAAATGCCTTGTATTTGCCTTCCGAGTCATATCCCGATTAGCCAGATTCCCAGTCGAGCTATGAGAAAGTGGCTGTGCACGCTTCACTGTATTATCCTCATGACCCCACTTAAACGACTTCAACTAAATCAGCGTCTTTGGCCTGCCAGTGTCCACTGAATCAAAAGTCCACCCCTCTACACGGAATGTCAGACACAAATGAGTTTAGTTGACAAACTCAGCCTCGTTTGAGCATCCAGAAcagggcaaactcgtgctttgtAATTATTGCCATGGGCTGTTTTTGCAGCACAATGGGTACTAcatttaaatcataaataaaataaatagatgtaaatgttttataaataaaacaaaaaaagtctaCATGCCTACAGCATgttgtatctatatatactgtaaactaCTCGACTGGATCACAAAGCTTTTACAGACACACGCCATCTCTGCAGAGCATTGCAGTTGAGCAGGCACAGGCCATCAGTGAACATAAAGCACCACGCAGGACCTTTGTGTGACTTCTGATGGCACGGATTGTGCTTATAAAGATTCATTgttactatatttattttaaatttagaTTCAACATCTACTGTACGTGTTCTTTTCTGTAACTTTCCAGAATAGGCCGAGTCTGACAAAACGTGCCCTGCTATCCTGTAAGAGCTCAATCACACAATGTGACCACGACACTGAGTGTTGACTGAAGGAGGATCTCATAGCACCATATAGTATTCTGCTGAGTTTGCGCATCTTTCTGCATTAGTCAGAACATTTTCTCCTTCATGGATACTATATATAACTGCAATACCTTTCTTCCCACCATGTGACCGGCAAGATCTGCATCTACCCGCTGAGTGATACTCTGGTGATGTGCCAAGCATAgtatacaaacagacacacacaatatggCCCATGCAAATGCTTCGCAGGAATAACACAGAGCACTCGCATTTTAGTACTGCCACTGCAGGTACTGCCACTGCAGGTACTGCAGGTACTGCCACTGCAGGTACTGCAGGTACTGCCACTGCAGGTACTGCAGGTACTGCCGGTACTGCCACTGCCGGTACTGCAGGTACTACCACTGCCGGTACTGCCACTGCAGGTACTGCCACTGCCGGTACTGCCACTGCAGGTACTACCACTGCAGTCGTGTTAACCAAATATTTTCACTGAtggatttttttaaagaatgacaGAAAAATCTTCTCTGTCATTTTGACAGATTAGAACACTGACTGAGGGCGATCTATGGTAACTTTAAGTTATTCACAGcgcatctcctcctctcctctgtgttagGAGCAGCGGCGCTGCTGGTGCAGGAGGAGCGCATGCTGCAGGAACAGTAGCACTGAGATCGGAAAGTGGCTGATGGTATGCCGCTATGGTTCAGCGGCATATGCCAATCTCTGGAGTGGTATGCCACTGGTTTTCCACCGACATACTGTATACCGTTCCCTAACAACAGGTGCCGCTTGAAAGTGGTATGCAACTGTCAGACCAGTAACATCCCCTGATTCAAATTTcccataaatgtgtattttgttttgttttaattaacaatGTTGTGCAACATAGCGCAGTTTCTCTAGTCTAACATGGATGTTGTTAGCCAGGCATACGTATGGCATATTGATTATTCACCATAAATACTTGAGTAGCCTACTTGCTATCATTATGGACATGAACCGTTTTCTACCGGCATAGATATGATAGACGGGGTATTTTCTCACGATCTATCTTCGGATAGTctgatatgtgtgtatgtatt contains:
- the LOC115021607 gene encoding lysophosphatidylcholine acyltransferase 1, translated to MRLPSKRQCAMEEDGKKMDQAPPFRNPFVHVLKFTPLEKAKIALMTVTLFPIRLLMAAFMMLLAWPFAFLASVGRSETTVEPQCLWRRLVDIILKIIMRVMWFAGGFHWMTVKGRRALPAEAPILTLAPHSSYFDAIPVTMTMASIVMKAESKDIPLWGTLIKFIRPVFVSRSDQNSRRKTVEEIKRRAHSGGEWPQIMIFPEGTCTNRSCLITFKPGAFIPAVPVQPVVIRYPNKLDSITWTWQGPGAFEILWLTLCQLHNEFVVEFLPIYTPSEEEKRNPALFAINVRRVMAKALGVPITDYSFEDCQLAMAEGQLRLPVDTCLLEFSKLVRRLGLKPRNTEKVLQDYGNRARKLEGQKLDLDDFAQFLDVPVSEMLRDMFALFDEHEDNCMDIREYVIALSVVCRPAKTLETMKLAFKMFEAEEDGAITEMELAVVLKTALGVTHLSASRLFAAIDPEDTGKITFDKFRCFVEQHPDFAEEYLYTGHAGLHSGPCHVHQTKPSLSSRKPRGTATTKTANGICPDFSPKNHDGTIDGLFKKHN